In Candidatus Zixiibacteriota bacterium, the genomic stretch GATTCGAAGTCCGTCTACTACCTAGAGGGTGGCAAGCTCAAAAAACTCGACCTCGGCAAGAAAAAATCTGAGACACTCGGGTTTTCAGCCGAGATGAAACTCGTAATCGACCAGGAAAACCGCCAGAAGTACGAAGAAGCGTGGAGCATGCTAAACCAGTATTTCTATGATCCTGAGCATCATGGAATCGACTGGGAAGCCGCCCGTGAAAAGTATATACCGTTGATCGGAGCCCTTGAAACTGAGGATGAATTCATCCAGGTAGTCTCGGAGCTTATGGGGGAACTGCGCGCTTCCCATCTCAGGATTTACCCCAATTACAAATCTCCCGACAAGCAGGTTCAATGCGCTCATTACGGTTTCTTTTTCGATAGCGATGCCTATCGTGATCAGGGTATCTACCGAATCAGGCTGATTTTGCCGAATTCTCCGGCCGAAACCGCTGAAAATCCGCTTCGTGAGGGGGATCGGATTATTGCCGTCAATGGCATTACCCTGGGTCGTGCCAGTAATTACTTCGAACTCATCGCCGGACAAGAGGGCAAAAAGACGGCTTTCGAGGTGATCGGTGCGGATGGTAAAAAGCGCACTGCCGAAATCAAGGGAGCCGGATTCGGACTTATTCGAGACCTTGGCTACCAGTGGTGGATCGACACCCGCAGGCAGATCGTAGACTCCCTCTCGGACGGGAAACTGGCCTATGTTCACCTGGATGCGATGGGTAGCGGTAACCTGCGCGATTTCAAGCAGGAACTGGTCAATCTGGCGGAGAAAAAAGACGGGCTGGTGATCGATGTACGCTACAACCGGGGCGGTTCGATCGCGGTCTTTCTGCTGGAGATTTTAACCAACAGGACATATATTTACCGCAATTTCGTTGGTGGTCCGCTGGTTTCCGAGAACAAACATCGCTCCAAAGCGCTCGAAAAACCCTCGATACTGATTATCAACGAAGCTTCCTTTTCCAATGCTGAGATTTTCGCATCAGGTTACCGCCAGCTCGGGCTGGGCAAAATCGTCGGTATGCCGACTTCCGGTGGCGTGATTGGAACATCGTCATTCAACCTGATCGATGGTACCCGGATCAGGCGGCCGTCGTGGGGCTGTTATACAGCTGATATGGAAAATCTGGAGAATATTCCACGCTACCCGGATATCACTGTCGATTTCGATGTCGCCGATGAGGTTTTCGATAATGATCCACAGTTGACACGGGCGGTCAATGAACTGCTGAACCAGTTATGATCAGTAGAGTGGTTGCTGAAAATTGATGTTAACGTAAGACAGCCGGGTTTTCAGCCCGCTTGAATACTCGACAATTCTCAGCCTTTTTCGAGAAAACCGGGCACCTCGCCAAGCGGGAACTTAATATCATTCTGGGATGGCGATCTGGTCATCATCTCACCCTGGTCGGTCGTTACCCATTCCTGCATCTGCTGATAGGTATTGAGCACTGTGCCGATCTCCTTGAGCAGATCAACGCTGTCGGAAACCGAAGGTCCCCGGTTGAGCGAACGTCTCCAGCTCCCGACCTTGCCGGTCGCCAGGTAAGTCGCCAGGATAGCCCATGTCTTCTGGTTAGTAATCAGTGGTACGGCAATATACACCATGCCCGAAGGCGAAGTTTCGGTGTAGGTACGGCCATACGAGCGCGCCATACTGCAGACATCCTTGAGCGTAGTCGCAAGATACAGTTCGGTTTTACGATATTTCTCGGAATCGGTGAGCTGGCCGAAATGAGCCAGACCCTTTTTTTCCGGTTCGTAGAAATAAATCCCCCAGGGCATTTCTGAGGCGTAACGATCGAGTATAGCTTTGATAACATCAGACATGGTATTCATTTCAAATTCCTGAGCTGTCATTTGAATTCCCCAAGTTGTGTTATTAGATATGTCGACTGCTCCGGGAGGGTATTGAGCCTCGCGCGGAAGGTTGTTCTGAATTTGGGCAGACGGTGTAGTGCGATAGTTACATTTTGGAAGGTCGTTCGATTTTGGAGCATTTATCACGGTCATCCCCGCCTCGAATCAAACAGAAGAGATCCATAATTTTAAGCGGCTCCCCGATCCTGAAACCCTGCCCGTAGCGCGCTCCCACCAGGGCACCGAAAGCCCTGGCGCGGGTCTCTAGCGACCAGATATAATCCCGCTTTTTATCCGGGTTCAGAAACTGAGTCTTGTGCGCCTTGAGAGCATCCATCCAGCGCTCATACTGATCGGTTATATCGACCACAAAAGTTGGGGCGACCTCGGGAGGTAAAAAATAGTGAAAGAGGGCTTTGACATGATGAGTTTCACCTTCGATCTTGAGCTTTTTGAAGGTGGCATAGTATATTGAGTTAGTTACGATCTGTCCGGCCGCCAGGTGATCGGGATGGGATTGTCTTTTCCCATGGCCACCGCTCATCCAGGGCGCCAGCACGATATCCGGACGGTAACGCCTCAGCATCTCCGCCAGCCGGTAACGATACTCCGGCAGATCGCGTAACTGTGTATCGCCCCAGTTGAGCGTCTCGAGCAGATCGGCGCCCATGATATCGGCGGCCTCCTGAGCCTCACGGGCGCGGATTTCCGGTGATCCACCGGTGCCCATCTCGCCCTGAGTAAGATAGATTATACCGGTTCGGTAACCCATCTGCCGAAGCTTTATCAGCACCCCGCCGGTACCGACCTCGACATCATCCGGATGAGCCCCGATCGAGATTATGTCGTATTTGTCTGAAGCCATGGCATAAAAAAAGATGCTGTCCGGAAAATCCGGACAGCATCTGTATAATCATTCAATTAATTGTCTTCCAGTTGTTCGCTGAGTTGCTCCGAATGGAATTTGAGTATGTGAATCAAGCGGTCATAGATGAAATGCTTGTTAGAGGCCGGATAGCCGTCATAACCGGAATAGGTGGCAGAAGAGTATTCTATCCCCAGGTTGTCCATCAGCGCCATCACCGCCTGTGCCTGTTCGTTGAAGTAGAACTGCTCGGTGTCGCTGTATTCCATGTATACCGCAATCGAATCGAAATGCCCGGAGGCATCCGGAAGAATATTATCGAGATCATTCTTCAGCCACAGGCTGTCCCACACTTCAGCGTACATATTGC encodes the following:
- the bshB1 gene encoding bacillithiol biosynthesis deacetylase BshB1, whose protein sequence is MASDKYDIISIGAHPDDVEVGTGGVLIKLRQMGYRTGIIYLTQGEMGTGGSPEIRAREAQEAADIMGADLLETLNWGDTQLRDLPEYRYRLAEMLRRYRPDIVLAPWMSGGHGKRQSHPDHLAAGQIVTNSIYYATFKKLKIEGETHHVKALFHYFLPPEVAPTFVVDITDQYERWMDALKAHKTQFLNPDKKRDYIWSLETRARAFGALVGARYGQGFRIGEPLKIMDLFCLIRGGDDRDKCSKIERPSKM